In the Sediminitomix flava genome, one interval contains:
- a CDS encoding NAD(P)H-dependent oxidoreductase, with translation MKKVLIINGHQYYPFSEGKLSNTLVDNAKAFLEGKGYEVKTTTMREEYDAQAEIDKHLWADVVILQSPVNWMGVSWSFKKYMDEVYTLGMMGQLCNGDGRTEAEPKKNYGSGGLMQGKKYMLSLTFNAPKESFNNKEEKFFDGGSVDDLFWPMHLNYKFFGYEPLETFAAYDVMKNPDVEEDFKRFEAHLAKHF, from the coding sequence ATGAAAAAGGTACTTATTATCAACGGACACCAGTATTATCCGTTTTCAGAGGGGAAACTTTCAAACACGCTTGTAGACAATGCAAAAGCCTTTTTGGAAGGAAAAGGTTATGAAGTAAAAACAACAACTATGCGTGAGGAGTACGATGCGCAAGCGGAGATTGACAAACACCTTTGGGCTGATGTCGTGATCTTGCAGTCTCCTGTAAACTGGATGGGTGTTTCTTGGTCATTCAAAAAGTACATGGACGAAGTTTATACCTTGGGTATGATGGGACAGCTTTGTAATGGTGATGGTCGTACGGAAGCAGAACCAAAGAAAAATTATGGTTCTGGAGGTTTGATGCAAGGTAAAAAATATATGCTTTCACTTACATTCAATGCACCAAAAGAATCTTTCAATAACAAAGAAGAGAAGTTCTTTGACGGAGGAAGCGTAGATGATTTGTTCTGGCCAATGCACCTAAATTATAAGTTCTTTGGTTATGAGCCGCTAGAAACATTTGCGGCTTATGATGTAATGAAAAATCCAGACGTAGAAGAAGATTTCAAAAGATTTGAAGCGCATCTAGCAAAGCATTTCTAA
- a CDS encoding BCCT family transporter gives MPEEKKNTDPSKEIKNPEVQLEVDAMIEEYEIELRREADLTQSKSFREIERKKKTFYQRILEYELEDIRRDVKEIEEEEETIIGYNFWISLGISILIIVLALIAGDRLIEISDSISKFITHNLNWFYVLISSVFLIFLIYIASSRFGQVVLGPPNERPEFSDFSWYSMLFSAGMGVGILFWGTAEPLHHFFSPPVGESKSILAAQNSMAISVFHWGLHAWGIYTICAVGVAYYGFRKRKKYLISSSIIDFSAKRNTRKLTRSIVDLISILAVIFGVSTSLGMGIIQMSSGIELIFGINSASTAGYIIISVAVTAVFIVSSSTGLDKGIKILSNTNIIVAIALMLFVFFTGPTLFNIKVFVDSIGQYLSQITLFSFKVDPYEPQFEEWMGNWTLSYFTWWISWSPFVGIFIARISKGRTIRELIFGCLLIPTIFSIFWFSVFGGSAIHMEMVEGVSIGDKILKNADLGTFLLLDQLPLSKITSFIAVLLIFTFLVTSADSATFVISMMTSKGDLDPSMKMKIIWGIVLAALSLILLLGGGLKALQAATLIFAFPFSIVLIMIARSFYFRLSIQIKSKRK, from the coding sequence ATGCCTGAGGAAAAGAAAAACACAGACCCATCTAAAGAAATAAAAAACCCAGAAGTTCAGCTCGAAGTTGATGCGATGATCGAGGAGTATGAGATTGAACTTCGGAGGGAAGCTGATTTAACGCAATCAAAGTCTTTTCGTGAGATTGAGCGGAAAAAGAAGACCTTCTACCAACGTATTTTGGAATATGAGTTAGAAGATATCCGCAGAGATGTAAAAGAGATTGAGGAAGAAGAAGAAACCATAATCGGTTATAACTTTTGGATAAGTTTAGGAATCTCCATTCTGATTATTGTCTTAGCATTAATTGCAGGAGATCGATTGATTGAGATATCGGATAGTATTTCAAAGTTCATTACACACAATCTCAATTGGTTTTATGTTCTGATCAGTTCCGTATTCTTAATATTCCTGATCTATATTGCTTCTAGTCGTTTTGGGCAAGTAGTTCTAGGTCCTCCCAACGAACGCCCTGAGTTTAGCGACTTTTCGTGGTATTCTATGCTGTTTTCGGCAGGGATGGGTGTTGGTATTTTATTTTGGGGAACAGCAGAACCTTTACATCATTTCTTCTCCCCTCCTGTAGGAGAATCTAAAAGTATTTTGGCTGCTCAAAACTCTATGGCAATCTCTGTATTCCATTGGGGTTTACATGCTTGGGGAATTTATACGATCTGTGCTGTAGGAGTGGCTTATTATGGTTTTAGAAAGCGAAAGAAATACTTAATTTCTTCAAGTATTATTGATTTTTCAGCTAAACGTAATACAAGAAAACTAACCAGATCAATTGTAGATCTGATCTCTATTTTGGCTGTCATTTTTGGTGTGAGTACTTCTCTAGGAATGGGAATCATACAGATGAGTAGCGGAATAGAATTAATCTTTGGAATCAATTCTGCGAGTACCGCAGGCTATATAATCATTTCAGTAGCAGTAACGGCTGTTTTTATAGTTTCCTCTTCTACAGGTTTAGATAAAGGCATTAAAATACTCTCAAATACCAATATTATTGTCGCTATAGCACTCATGCTTTTTGTGTTTTTCACAGGACCAACATTATTCAACATAAAGGTATTTGTAGACAGCATAGGACAGTATCTTTCTCAAATTACCCTTTTCAGTTTTAAGGTAGACCCTTATGAGCCTCAGTTTGAAGAATGGATGGGAAATTGGACATTGAGTTATTTCACATGGTGGATTTCATGGTCGCCTTTTGTTGGGATTTTTATTGCAAGAATTTCCAAAGGCAGAACAATCCGAGAGTTGATTTTTGGTTGTCTGCTTATCCCTACCATTTTTAGTATTTTCTGGTTTTCTGTATTTGGTGGTTCTGCTATTCATATGGAAATGGTAGAAGGTGTGTCTATCGGAGATAAAATCTTGAAAAATGCAGATTTGGGTACTTTCTTACTGTTAGATCAATTGCCTCTTTCTAAGATTACATCTTTTATAGCTGTTTTACTGATTTTTACATTTCTAGTTACTTCAGCTGATTCTGCCACATTTGTGATCAGTATGATGACTTCCAAAGGAGATTTGGACCCAAGTATGAAAATGAAAATCATTTGGGGAATTGTATTGGCAGCTTTGAGTCTGATCCTTTTACTTGGAGGAGGTTTGAAAGCACTACAGGCAGCAACACTCATTTTTGCATTCCCATTTTCAATTGTTTTGATCATGATAGCACGATCCTTCTATTTCAGACTTTCTATTCAAATAAAGAGTAAAAGGAAATAG
- a CDS encoding SRPBCC family protein, with protein sequence MNQSLVKLKLIVIGLLFSTVVLAQEQKTQEFTVERIIPVSAERVWKVVGLEFADIAKSHPKLADSHYVEGTPMTGEGCERICTFSEDGEKYTKEKIVNFDPENYSFRAEINGIAGLPLETDISYVIYDVDPISENSCKLSLKMVYRTNPAVMGVLAKGRFKKNLTDYTIAIEHHVKTGEDVNPETFKQIRKQYL encoded by the coding sequence ATGAATCAAAGCTTAGTAAAACTCAAACTCATTGTTATCGGATTATTATTCAGTACTGTAGTATTAGCCCAAGAGCAAAAAACACAGGAATTTACAGTTGAAAGAATTATTCCTGTATCGGCAGAACGTGTATGGAAAGTAGTCGGATTAGAGTTTGCGGATATCGCGAAGTCTCATCCAAAACTAGCCGATTCGCATTATGTGGAAGGAACACCCATGACAGGTGAAGGTTGTGAAAGAATCTGTACATTTTCTGAAGATGGAGAGAAGTACACAAAAGAAAAGATTGTAAACTTTGACCCAGAAAATTATTCTTTCAGAGCTGAAATTAATGGAATAGCAGGTTTACCGCTCGAAACAGATATTAGCTATGTCATTTATGATGTTGACCCGATTTCTGAAAACTCATGTAAGTTAAGCTTGAAGATGGTTTATCGTACAAACCCAGCGGTAATGGGAGTATTAGCGAAAGGTCGATTCAAAAAGAACTTAACCGATTATACGATTGCAATTGAGCATCATGTAAAAACAGGCGAAGATGTAAACCCAGAAACATTCAAGCAGATCAGAAAGCAGTATTTATAA